Within Planctomycetia bacterium, the genomic segment GAGAATGGATCGACGGCACCTATCATTTGTATGTCGACAAGCCGGTTTCCTGGTGCAATGCCCATAAGCTGCAGCGCGAACTCAACAGCCTTCCCCCGTCGGCCCGCGACGTCGTGTTGCACATGAGCGAAGTCGTGTCCATGTGGGAAAGCTTCTTCGGCTTTTTCCAAAACCCTGTTGAGCATAAGGCCCTGGTCGACGGCGCCTACCACCTCCATCTTGCGAAGCCCCTCGTATGCTTCAACTCGATGCAGCTGTGTCGGGAGTTAGAGGCCATTCCTCCGGAAGCGACCACGGTCTACGTGCACATCAGTGACCGAGTCGCCCTCATCGACCATTCCTCTTGTGACGCACTGAATCATGCGATTCGCGAGGCTGCCCATTCGAACGTACCGATCAACTTGGTCGGACTCGACCGTATGACACCCCTTTCGCGCCATGATTCGAGCGTACGCGTGACCGCAATGAATTGAGCAAGTTGCTTGCGGACGATGCCTACATCGAGACGATTTCCACGGACCGTTGCTTTTGTCGGATCCCTGGTGAATAGCTCTGAGGTATCGCGATTCCGTAACGTGCCGTGCAGTAGGCGACGGAAGAGCACAGCGAAGTGACTCACAGTACATCCTGCCGAACAAGGCATCGGAAGCAAAACTGTCGACGCGTGGCGGCGATCCATTTTTATAGCGAGGAGTCTTCGTGCACCTCGCCAAACGGGTCCGTAAAGCGACGACAGAGCAAACGGGGCAATTATCAATAGAGGGGGAAATCGGGCAGAGTCCGCGGCCTGATTCATATCTCAAGCGCGCATCGAGCTCAGCAGTCACGGTGTCGAACGATTCTCTTTGCGGCGGAGGGGTTCAACCTTAAATTGAGCTTTAGCGTTCGGGATGATCAGCAGCGCAACATTGCACATCCATGCGATGGTAACATCGAAGCCTTCGGCGCAAGTCCTGCCCGTAATATGGACCACCGTCACTTGGTCCGCCACGGCGGCGGTTGCCCACGGGGTCTATAACCGGCGAAGTGTCGTAAACCTATCTCACTTTTTCAGCCCGGGATCCGATACGAAATTCATCGGAGTATTTCGCACCTAAAGTTCGGACCTAACTAGTCGCTTAACTTGGTACGGCGGCGTATACTCCCTTCAAAATCAAAACGGACCCGGCGCCGCGCAGGTGAACAGCAAGTTAGACGCCGCAGGCATTTTGCAGGCAATCGTGAAGGAATCGAATGAACACACAGCCGACTTGGTTCAAGGCTGCCGCAGTAGTTGCTCTGCTTTGGAACTTGCTCGGTTGTTTTGCGTTCTTCGCCGATCTTCGCATCTCGCCGGAGAGTCTGGCCAAGCTGCCGGAGTCTCAACAGGCGCTTTATGCGGCGCGCCCCGACTGGGCAATCGTTGCAATGGCCGTTTCGGTGTTCGGCGGAGTTCTCGGCTGCATCGGACTGCTCCTCCGCAAGAAGTGGGCCTTTGTGTTCTTGGCCCTGTCGCTCATCGGAATCCTGGTCCAAGACTTCGGCTTGTTCGTTCTGGCGGATGGCGCGAGCTTAGCTAAGCCCGTCGCCGTCATAATGCAAGTGATCGTGCTCGCCATCGGTGTCGGGCTTGTCGGCCTCAGCCGCATCGGCATTGCTCGCGGATGGCTGCGATAACGCATGCCTTCAAGCGGTTCGGACTTAACAGGACGATCCAGCCGACCCGCAAGTCGAAAGCGGATGATCTCGTCGGCTTCGAGTGCGTTAGACTCATCTCAAGTCTGGTCGCTTCGAACGGACGGCTGATCGCTATCGTTTGATCTTCCGCTGTGAACACACCGTGCTAGGCAGCGTCCAAACGATGGTTGACGCGATGAAGAGCGCGGCGTTCGCCTGCGCTCAATGTCGACGAGCTAAAACATTCGGTAACGAGTTATTCGCACCGGGAAGGCTACCGCTCGGCCTCCAGCATCCCCACGAGGGCCGTGAGCTTCCCATGCATCGGCCGCCGCTGCATGCTGACGTCGTAGGCCACGCACCGAACATCTGTCGATCTAGCACGCAGTGTCACATCGCGGCAAGCTCGAAGGTCTTGGAAGAAGGCGATTCTACGCCCGCCGCGGCTAGTTTTGTTCGTAGCCACATGGCAAAGTCGATCGCAGGGTACGAAAACTTTTATCCGTGTCTGGAGGTGTCGGCAGATCTAGGCATTCGGCACGAACTTCACAGGTTCGAGAAGTTGATGAACGGGAAGGGTCGGCTTGTCGGGATGGGCGCGGATTTCACCCGAGACAAGCGACTGAGAGCTCATCCGAAACTCGTTAGAAGGTAGTGAAAAGTCCTATGCAAGCCGTGAAGCGGCTCGCTCAGACAATACTTCTCTCGGGATTGCGTGCCGCCCGAATTCATCGAAACGGCGCACGGGAACCAATTCTGCCGTTGCGACTCGTTTCTAACGGTAGACTAAGCGCACGAACCGAAGGATTGCGACGACTTTCATCGACGCATTTTCCAAACCGATCAAGGACGCGGAGAATCCGGCGGATGTGGAGTTTCTGACAAACGGAACCTGGGGCATTCTGCATTACGGCGGACGTCGTGAAGCGGGCAAGTACACGGTCGAAGGTAAGCGACTGATCATGGTCAACGACGACGGCGAGACTTACAACAACGCCGAGATGCGCTGGAAAGCGACCGAAGGAATACTCGAACTGGATTCCGGAGAAGATCTGATGAGGCTCCGCTTGGTCAAACCAAAATCGGGAGGCTAACGCTTCGAATCGAAAGCAATTCGCTTCGAGGGCCCGACGAATCCCGACCAAGTACCGCTTATTCGGCGCCGGGTTCGTCGGCGTTTTTCCGTTGGATGGAAAGCGAGAGCGTTTTTTCATCGCCGCCGAAGTTCAGCATCGCGAGTTGCGAGACTTCGAACTTCTTATCGAACCGCTCGCTCTTTCCCTGAAACACTTGATAGCCGGGCGTGGGCGGGTTGGGCAACCGCGGGATCGTCGTCGGGTCGACCACGACGCGATTTCCTTCGCCGCCGAACATGATCTCGTTGATCAGGTCGGTCGATTGCTTGAGGTCTGCGTCAGGCGTCAGTTGCGAGAGAAAGCTCTTGGCGATGTCGCGCGCAAAGCGCCCGGTCTGCGGACTCTCGATGAAGGATCGCTCGAGGAGGAGTTCGGCTCCGCGGATCTTCTCTTTGTCGTCGACGATCACGTGCAGTAACACGAGCTTCCGAAACGCCGGAGCTTTCGGCCGGAAGTCGAATTGGGTGCCGGCTTCGAGTTCGATCGACCCTTCCAACGGCTCCAGGCCGAAAAACGTGAAGAGGTCCGCCTGCTTAGCCTCGGCAAGCGTCTTACCCCAGAGACTCTTCCCGGCCGGAACCGCAACGACGTCGGCCGGGGCCGGCGGAGCGCCCGGCATCGGCATGTCGGCCGGAACCTTGAGCGGAACTGCGCTGCCGAGAAACTCTTGTCGCGTGACGCGACCGTTGGCGTCGGCGTCGTATTGCTCCCACTTACCGTCGAGTTCGGTGCCGGAGAGGAAGTCATCATGGTTCCAATCGAGCAGACTCCAAGCACGGTCGGTACGACCGGCGGCCGCGGCGCGCAGACGATCGGCGTTTCGTCCGGCGATGAACTCTTGCTTCGAGACGAGGCCGTCGTCGTCGGCATCGTAGCGGCCCCAGGCGTACGGCCCGATCTCGGCCTTCGAAAGACCGGGGCTGCCGTCGCGATCCATGTTCGCGAAATGCTCCGCCGCGTCCTCGACCGGCGAAGCGGCCCGAGCATCGCCGCCGAACGATAGGCCGAAGCCGCAGATAAGTGTGACGAGCAAGTGATTCTTCGGCGTCATGGTGAGTTCCGTTGGTGTAGCTAAGGGAGTGCGAAGATTCGTCGCAGCATCGTTCGGCGGGTGTCGGCGTCGGCGGCAGACATCGATCGCGTCGCCATCATAGCCCTCATTTGCGAACAACCGCGACCGAAGTCGAATAAATCGTGAAGTCGCTGCACGAATTATTTCTGAGACCGAGTCACTCGGGGCAGGAGGCAAGCTCGAAAAGATCGACAACGTCGCCAGTGCGTTCGCGAGACTACGTCGTAAGACCAAGATCGCGAAGCCGCCGAAGTTGCTCCGCAAAACCTCCGCGAGCCTGCTCAAGAGCAGCAAGGAGTTCGCGGGGATCGAGGTGCTGTTTCTCGGCCACGCTCCGACACGATCGCTGACCGACATTATGCGCAGGCACCGCAACAAACCTTGGACGAAGCGATCTTATGCCCAGTCGCTTCGAGCAGGCGGCTGACCGCTGTTCGTTAGACGGATACGTCAAGTTGGCGAAATGGATCAAAACCGAAGTGCGAGAGTGGCGGCGACGGCGACGAACACGAATATCGCGGCGTCGGTCTGCCGCTTTCGCAAGTGCGCTCTCGCTGCTAAGGTAGCGAACCGCGGCGCATATTCGCCCGCTCAGCGACGCCTACCCTCACCGAGAATTCCTCCGATGAACCTTCGCATCACCCTGGACAAAACTGCGATTCGCCTCGCGGCAATCTGCCTCAGTTTCGGCTTGCTCGCCTCGACCGCTTCAAGCACATCGGCCGCGGAGTTTTTCTTTCGCGACGGCGATCGGATCGTCGTGATGGGCGACTCGATCACCGAGCAGCACCTGTACAGCAACTACCTCGAGACGTGGATTACGACGCGGTTTCCGAAGTGGAACCTCGCGTTCCGCAACATCGGCATCGGCGGCGACTCCAGCACCGGCGGCAACGGCCGGTTTCAGCGCGATGTCGTATCGTTCAAGCCGACGGCGATGACCGTCGACTTCGGCATGAACGACGGCGGCTATCGACCGTACGACAAAGCGATCTTCGATCGTTACATGCTGGGTCTGCAAGGAATCGCCGATCAAGCGAAGAAGGCCGGCGTGCGAGTGGCGTGGTGCACTCCGCAACCGCTCGATGGTCCGGAAGGAGGGGACACGGCGCTGACTGGTTACAACCTCACGTTGGAAAAACTCTCCGAAGGGGTGAAGGCGAACGCCGAGAAGAACGCCGGCCTGTTCGTCGATCAATTCCATCCGTACATGGCCGTGCTCGATAAAGCGCGCAGCGACAAGTCGAAGCGTTATGCTCGAATCACCGCGGGCGATGCCGTTCACCCGGGTCCGCCGGGCCAAGCGGTCATGGCCTACTCCATTCTGCAAGGACTCAACTTCCCGACGTTCGTCTCGTCAGTCGAGATCGACGCCGCCGATCTGAAGTCGGCCAAGGGAGAGAAGTGCCAAGTGTCCGCCGTCGCTCGCGACGGCGACACGCTCACGTTCGATCGGCTCGATGAATCGCTGCCGTTCTTCCCGCAAGACGCCGCCCCGATCTTGCCGTGGACTTCGATTCGCGACCTCGCCAACGACTATCGCCTCACGGTTCGCGGCCTCAAGCCGGGGAGCTACGAAGTGAAGCTCGGCGACAAGTCGGTTGCGAAGTACACGGCCGAGGAGTTGGCCGCGGGTGTGAATCTCGCGACGCCGGCGCTCGCCGCCGGGCCGGTGGCCGATCAGGTGAACGACATCCGCAAGGCGATCGAAGCGAAGAATAAGTTCTATCACGATCGAATCTTCCGCGGCATCATTCTGTCGAGCGTCTCGATTCCCGATTACCTCGGCATCAAACTCACGCCGCAAGAAATCGAATCGAAGAAGCAAGCGGCGATCGCCGAGCGGACCCAAGAGTTGCCGACGCTCGAAGCCGCGATTCGCAAGACGCTCGAGTTGAAGTCGCACAAGGTCACGATCGCTCCGGCCAAGTAACACCGATCGTACGCCTGTGAACGTGACGTCGACCAGCTTGAGGAACGCGGCCTTGAGCTTCGCGGTCGGCGCGGCTTGCCCTTGCGCAGCCTTGTAGAGCGGCTGTCGTCATTTTCGTCCCTGCGTTTGAAGACCGTGACGCCTTCGCCTCGGCCGCTTCGCAGACTGCTCGCTTCACCTTCGACTGCGCACGGATCGCCACCTCGGCGGGCGAGAGCTTCGCAAGTAATGCGTCGTGGGCCGCGGTCCAGGGCGGATTCAACCACAGCGGTCGTGGGCCTCGCCTGCAGTGTGTCGAGGACATCGCTCGCTTCGTCGCGGCCGACGCCTTCTTGCCAGTAGCCGCCCGTCGCATCTTCTCGACGGTCGACGGGGCTCGTGGCTTGCCGATCTTGGCCGCTGCGATCTTCGCACGTAGTTTCGGATCCGCGGACTTGGCGAGCAGCTTCGGCACAGCCTTCTTCCAATTGCGCCGCCCGTGCTCGGCACGGACCACTCGCTCGCCGTCCGTCGGCCGGACGACCCGCAAGTCGATTGCGAATTAGCTCGCCGGCTTCGCGCGCGGTAGACTCATGGCGAGCCCGTCGCTTCGAGCGGGCTGCTGATGTCTGACGCCGGGCTTGTCGGCTTGACACGAACCGCTAACTAAACGGAATTGACCATGCGATGGCTTCTGACGATGACTTGTTCCTTGGCCTTTGCCTTCGGACCGGCTCTGCAATGTGTGCAAGCGAACGATGACAAGCCGGGCGATGTCAGTGAAATTCTCAAAGCCGAGGACTTCTGGAGCACGACAGGGAAGCAGAACGGTCGGACGTGGACCGACAGCGAGAAAAGGCAGCTCGAAGAGCTCAAGACAACGAGTAAGGACGGGGTGATCCGCTTGCGGGCCAACAAGGTGCTGGTGGACCTCGCGGGCAACTCGAGAATCGACGGTTATGAAGATGCCGTCACCGACTGCTTCCGATATCTCGAAAAACAACTCGGTTCCGCACCCGTCAAACAACTCTGCGCCGAGGTGGGCTTCACGCACTACGGAATCGGCACTGGAACGAACGGCGTGTTTCTCATCGAGCACGTTGACGGCAACCCGAAGGGCTTCAACGGCGGGCTGAACCTCACGTGGGACCGAGAGAAGAAGACCGTGACCGGGGTAAAGTCTTGGGGCAAGATCGTCGCCGAGTAGAGCAAACGCTGAACCTCACACCGGCCGCGATGATAGTTTTCGGGACTTCGTAAACACCTCACGCACCCAGCGCAGGTGAGCTTGTCATTCACTCGCACAAATGACGTCGCAACATATTTCCTGTGCAAAACACGGAGTCCAGGAGTTCGCCATTGCGTGCATCCACGTGTGCCGTGCGGTCGACACCGGCGAACAGGTGGGCTTTTTCTGGAGCACCGAAACAGACGGTCCTCGTCCCGACGTCTGGTGCAGCGCTTGCGAAAAATGGTCGTGCGAGCATCCGGACGCGACGACGCAGGAACCCGACCCTGAGCAGGTTTTCAAAACGAACAGTTTTGCTACGGTCGAATCAACTTGGACTTCGCGCTCCGGAAATAAGGCAGTTCTCGCTTATGCAACGCTTGCTTTGCATCCTGAGCTCTTCTTTGTTCATTTCCGTCGTCTTGCTGGCAATCTGCTTGTTTCAAGTTCGAACGCTTTGGAAAGACTTCGGGCATCAAGATCTCACCGCTGCAAAAAGGGCCGATGAGCTTGTATTAAAAGCCGAGTTGGAGTTCAGCCAAGGGCACGATGCTCCGGCAATTACCTTGTTGTCCGCAGCGTTGCTGGCTGATCCGGATAACGACCAGGCCCTCGATGCCTATCGAAACCGGCTAAGAGCAAAATTTGACGCAGGCTTGAAGGAGCACGATTGGGATCTCTGTGAGCTGCAAGTCGCCGCGTACGACGCGGTCGTTCGTTCCGCACTTCGCGGGGCCGTGTCGGCTGAAGACGTTCAATCGATTATCCAACGTCAGGATGAAGTTGCACGCTGGGAAAACGAAGCGGCCCAAAAGCAAAGCGAAATCATCGCTCATGAGCTGGACACGCTGGAAAAGGAGGTGTCCAGCGCGAGTAGAAATCAGTTGGAACTCCTGAACAAGCGGCTTCGCCTGATCTCACCGGATAATCTAAGTGACGCGCTTCGCGACCGACTTACCGCGTTGGCATTAGTGATTGTAGAAATGGAGCAGAAGTCTTTACGACTCGAGTTGCAGGTCGAGTTCGATGGGTTGGAAAAATCCGCGAAAAAAGAAGATCTGGCGACGAGTAAACTTCACGAACTCCGAATCCAAGGCGAATACCTCAACGGCAAGATCGTAGAGGCGAAGCTGCAAGGATCTGATCTCACCGCGGAGCAAGCCGCTTGCCAGGGATTGTTGGCACAACTGGAGCGGCGAATTCAGGTCCTTTCCATCCGGCAAATGCAGACTATCGCCGATGCCGACGCCAAGAAGGCGATCGCCGAAGCACGTTCGATCCTCGAGCTGATTGACAAAGACACTAGCATCAAGACCGGGCACGCTCGCGGCAGGAAATTGGCGGAAGCGGAAATCGGGCTAAATCAGATCGACCGTTTATGTTCGACCGCCTGCCAGATCGAGGCGAATCAGTTGCTCGAAGAAATTCGTAGACGCGCCATCGCCCAAAGAACCCAGCAGACTCGCGACTACAATTTATGGGCGATTAAAATGCTGGAGGAGTCGATCGGGGATTACGCTAAAGCCAAAGGTTGGTTCAATGACGACGAAGAGGCATTTAAGAAGGTGTTGGGGGAAAAGGTTGGCCGAATCGATCCTCAATTGTTGCATCCGGTCACCTATTCCCTTTTCGCCGACATGTTTCAGAAGTTTCTATCCGAACTGAGTTCCTCCGATAAAGTCGCAGTGACGCGAGTCGTGGAAGAAATGCAGCGCAGACCTCTGTCCGACTTTTAGCCAAGGAAGTGCGTATGGCCGCCGCCACGAAGATCGCCGCATTCACCCTTTGTTTGACGGCAAGCGTTTGCGCCTCTCCTCTCCCGGCGGTGACGATGTCCCCAAAGGATCATGTCCGTGTGTTGCGGCACTTGGATCAATGGTCTCAAGCTGAAGCGGCACTAACCGCAAAGTCGCGATCGACTGACAAGAACATTCCGCGGCACAGGCAAGACTTCTTCGACGCGTTGCAGAGAAATCGGCCTACGAAAGTCGCCCAGCATGGAGATGTCCGGGGCTACGCCGCTTCGATGTCGCTTCGCGAGGCGAAAACGTTTAAGGGGTTTCTTTTTGAACAAAGTCTAGTTCGGCGGTGGAATGCCACACTGGGCGGTCCGCGTTATCGCCTATCCTCGGTTGGCCATACCTACGTCGATATCGAACGCTACGACCCGATTTCGGGCAAGACTTTACAAACGTTGCAGGCCTACGGGGGAAGCAGTTCCAAAACGTCTCTCGAAAAACTACTTCTCTCGGATCGAGCCGCCGACAAACTCGTAATTACGGCGGACGTTTTTGAAAAGATCAAACAAGCGATTGGTGAATGTGAGGCCGTGCAGCATCAAATACGAACCGGTGATCTAGACCTGGAGACGGGAAGCCGATTGATCAGCGAGCGGGCAAGAAAAGTAGGACTGAAGTTCGATCGTCAGTCCGGTGAACTGTATGCGCAAGACAAAGCAAGCGGTCGCGGCTCATTGGGAGTACTAGGAACGGATGAAGTCGGTCGAAAAGTTGGACAAATGGTCAGAGATCGGCTCACTAGCGAACAAGTTGCGCGCCTGCAGTTTGAAGCGCTATTGGATTCGGATAATAATCTGAGTGTCTTGCGCACGCGCTTGGGGGAAAATGCCTTCGCAACGCTTGCCCTGCAAAAGATCTATGAAGGCGAGGTGGATCGACTTGTTCAATCCGGTTTGCGACCGGGCAAAGCTGGTAGCGTCGCTACACGCTGGTTGCAAAACGAACATGCCCCGGATCTGATTCAACGCAACGCTCGATCCTTATTGAGAGCGGCGGTGTACGGGGTTGCGGAATCGGAAATGGACCGCATCCTCGCAGCAATGAAGGAG encodes:
- a CDS encoding SGNH/GDSL hydrolase family protein; the encoded protein is MNLRITLDKTAIRLAAICLSFGLLASTASSTSAAEFFFRDGDRIVVMGDSITEQHLYSNYLETWITTRFPKWNLAFRNIGIGGDSSTGGNGRFQRDVVSFKPTAMTVDFGMNDGGYRPYDKAIFDRYMLGLQGIADQAKKAGVRVAWCTPQPLDGPEGGDTALTGYNLTLEKLSEGVKANAEKNAGLFVDQFHPYMAVLDKARSDKSKRYARITAGDAVHPGPPGQAVMAYSILQGLNFPTFVSSVEIDAADLKSAKGEKCQVSAVARDGDTLTFDRLDESLPFFPQDAAPILPWTSIRDLANDYRLTVRGLKPGSYEVKLGDKSVAKYTAEELAAGVNLATPALAAGPVADQVNDIRKAIEAKNKFYHDRIFRGIILSSVSIPDYLGIKLTPQEIESKKQAAIAERTQELPTLEAAIRKTLELKSHKVTIAPAK